Proteins co-encoded in one Streptococcus parauberis NCFD 2020 genomic window:
- a CDS encoding magnesium transporter CorA family protein has translation MKQMFLSSAIEFKEIETFEPGAWIKLVNPSQEESVEIADQFDIDISDLRAPLDIEETSRIAVEDDYTLIIVDVPTYEERNNKSYYVTVPLGIIVTENAVITTCLNDLTLFDHFHKKRVKNFFTFMKTRFVFQLLYRNAELFLTALRTIDRQSDRLEAQLEAATRNEELIDMMELEKSIVYLKASLKFNERIVKKLSSSTSSLKKYIEDEDLLEDTLIETQQAIEMAGIYENVLNAMTDTTASIINNNQNTIMKTLALMTMTLDIPTVIFSAYGMNFQNNWMPLNGLEHGFWVIVLLASALSSLIVLYFIRKKWF, from the coding sequence ATGAAACAAATGTTTCTTTCATCGGCAATTGAATTCAAAGAAATAGAAACATTCGAGCCAGGGGCTTGGATTAAATTGGTTAACCCTTCCCAGGAAGAATCAGTTGAAATCGCCGATCAATTTGATATCGATATTTCTGACTTGCGAGCTCCACTCGATATTGAAGAAACCTCTCGTATCGCAGTTGAGGATGATTACACCCTTATCATTGTCGACGTTCCAACCTATGAGGAACGAAATAATAAAAGTTATTATGTGACGGTTCCGCTTGGTATAATCGTTACAGAAAATGCTGTTATTACAACCTGTTTAAATGACTTAACACTCTTTGACCATTTTCATAAAAAACGCGTTAAAAACTTTTTCACGTTTATGAAGACGCGTTTTGTCTTCCAATTACTTTACCGCAATGCTGAGCTATTTCTTACCGCCCTACGCACTATCGACAGACAAAGTGATCGTTTGGAAGCACAGCTAGAGGCTGCAACCCGTAACGAAGAACTAATTGACATGATGGAACTTGAAAAATCAATTGTCTACTTAAAAGCCTCCTTAAAATTCAATGAACGAATTGTTAAGAAATTGTCTAGCAGCACTAGCTCATTGAAAAAATATATTGAAGACGAAGACCTTTTAGAGGACACTTTGATTGAAACACAACAGGCCATCGAAATGGCGGGCATCTATGAAAATGTCTTGAATGCCATGACTGATACCACCGCCTCTATCATTAATAATAATCAGAATACAATCATGAAGACACTTGCTTTAATGACTATGACTTTGGATATCCCGACGGTTATTTTTTCGGCCTACGGAATGAACTTCCAAAATAACTGGATGCCTTTAAACGGCTTAGAACACGGCTTTTGGGTTATTGTCCTACTGGCAAGTGCTTTGTCATCATTAATTGTTTTATACTTTATCCGCAAAAAATGGTTCTAA
- a CDS encoding DUF1129 domain-containing protein, whose translation MDFQNLTKKNQEFIHIATNRLIEDGKSDQEVKAILEETVPTILEKQRQGIPARSFLGAPTAWAGSFTERKDSKNGKTEEKPKNTNPWLMWLDTSLLFIGVVALLNGMMTLFNSHATVTGIISLLALGFGGGASMYATYYFVYRHMGKDKSQRPSWLKIIGALSLAMAVWVGLYTATAFLPRSLNPILPPFALVVIGALAFATRYFLQRKYNILNAMAAQQR comes from the coding sequence ATGGATTTTCAAAACTTAACTAAGAAAAATCAAGAATTCATACATATTGCTACTAACCGTCTTATTGAAGATGGTAAATCTGATCAAGAAGTCAAGGCCATTCTTGAAGAAACTGTTCCAACAATCCTTGAGAAGCAAAGACAAGGGATTCCTGCCCGTTCATTTTTGGGAGCACCAACAGCTTGGGCTGGCTCATTTACTGAAAGAAAAGACAGCAAGAACGGTAAAACCGAAGAAAAACCAAAAAATACTAATCCATGGTTAATGTGGTTAGATACCTCTCTCCTATTTATTGGTGTTGTTGCTTTGCTAAACGGCATGATGACACTCTTTAATTCTCATGCTACAGTGACTGGAATTATCTCACTTCTTGCCCTTGGTTTCGGTGGTGGTGCATCTATGTATGCAACTTACTATTTTGTATACCGTCATATGGGCAAAGACAAAAGTCAACGTCCAAGTTGGTTAAAAATCATCGGTGCTCTTTCTTTAGCTATGGCTGTTTGGGTTGGTCTTTATACAGCAACAGCTTTCTTACCAAGATCTCTTAACCCAATTCTCCCACCATTCGCCCTTGTCGTTATTGGTGCCTTAGCCTTCG